AATAATAAAGCGGTCGAGGTGTTTGACCGAAACGACAACCGTATCCGCATTCTCTATTTTGGCTTCACCCGTTGCCCGGACGTGTGTCCTACCTCACTGGCGATGTTAGCCGGAGCGCTGAATCAGTTGGATGATACAGCTCTGGATCAATTACGCCCGATGTTCATCTCTCTTGATCCGGAAAGAGATAACGCCGCCGACTCGGCCAAATATGCCCATTACTTCCATCCGATGCTGGAAGGTTTGTCTGCCCCGCTCGCGGTGACGACAGCTCTGGCTCATCAATATGGCGTGATCTTCCGCAAGACTGAATTACCTGACTCCAAGCTGCAATATACCCTGGACCACAGCTCCTATTTCTACTTTATTCGTCCGGATGGCAGCCTGATCACTAAGGTGCCTCACACCCAGAACCCGGCGCCGCTCATCGCCGCAATTCAGCAAGTTCTGTCTGCAACGTCGAATATCCCCCCATCACAAGGAGAGTAAAGTGATGATCAAAATGTGCTTATTAGCGGCCGTCCTGCTAAGTCCGATGACACTATCAGCCACCACCCTAGAAGTGAGCCAGGCGTATGCCCGCGCGACCCCGCCCAATGCGGTCACCAGTGCCGTATTCGCCACTATCAGCAACCATGACAACCAGGACCATTCCATAGTGGCAGCGCTGACACCGGCAGCGGGCAAAGCAGAACTGCATGACGTGATCACCGAGGGTGACATGATGAAAATGCGTCAGGTCACTTCTTTTAAACTACCGGCCGGCGGCTCGCTGCAACTCAAACCCGGCAGTTTTCATATTATGTTGTTTGATTTACCCCAGCCCCTGATGGCAGGTATGAACATTGAGGTCGAACTGCAATTAGAAAATGGCGACCACTACCGTTTTGATGCCCCGGTAAAAAAGGTGATGGCAGGAATGCATCAGCATTAATATGGCGTTCAGTGCCGCGCGCTTGAACTGCCGGCACTTTTACTTCCCGCTCTTTTTCTTCATCACGCCACGGATATCTGCTGCCCCCGCCACCATTCAGAAAATGTAACCAGAACGTTAATGACACCTTATTCCACTCGCTTTTAGAACCAAACGGTCATTCGGTGCTGGCTTTGCGCACTCAATAACAAACCAGACGCATA
This Vibrio ostreae DNA region includes the following protein-coding sequences:
- a CDS encoding copper chaperone PCu(A)C codes for the protein MMIKMCLLAAVLLSPMTLSATTLEVSQAYARATPPNAVTSAVFATISNHDNQDHSIVAALTPAAGKAELHDVITEGDMMKMRQVTSFKLPAGGSLQLKPGSFHIMLFDLPQPLMAGMNIEVELQLENGDHYRFDAPVKKVMAGMHQH
- a CDS encoding SCO family protein, producing the protein MSKNWSLILVVAFALGFALKNYLDTHQQQPMPPPQNATQLKSVVLYGENNKAVEVFDRNDNRIRILYFGFTRCPDVCPTSLAMLAGALNQLDDTALDQLRPMFISLDPERDNAADSAKYAHYFHPMLEGLSAPLAVTTALAHQYGVIFRKTELPDSKLQYTLDHSSYFYFIRPDGSLITKVPHTQNPAPLIAAIQQVLSATSNIPPSQGE